In the genome of Fulvivirga maritima, one region contains:
- the ppk1 gene encoding polyphosphate kinase 1 — protein sequence MKDTERYNDRELSWLSFNKRVLMEAADTAVPLYERIKFLAIYSSNLDEFFRVRVASIRSIVDIDKKKINKKFNTKPKKILESILEEVHKQQEEFGEIKREVIIPELKQHNIILYREEPIIPEHRKPVEHYFKSKVLSYLQPVILSRDNSRTPYLDNRALYFAMILENASGDIEYAHVNIPTDSLPRFVELPKENGYYYYIAIDDIIRENLGFLFQNYKVRGVYAIKLNRDADLNIDDEYSGNLVKKIRKQIEKRNLGVPSRFLYDSDMPEDLLDFLIKKFQLEADDIVPGGRYHNMYDLFDLPNPIKPKLENEPLKTIRKQKLENTSSVFLAIDEGDLMLHFPYQSYDYVLRFFNEAAMDPDVTEIKATFYRIAANSFVSNALISAAHNGKKVTVFVEIKARFDEKNNLVWAEKMEQAGIKIIYSIPGLKVHAKVAMVTKQLPSGEQIKYGYFGTGNFNEKTAEIYADEALFTNHEELTDELGRVFTYLETREEIAPFKQLLVSQFNITDRFKALVDQEIENVKQGGKGHIILKLNNLQDDIMIDKLYEASQAGVKVELIVRAICCIRAGVEGLSENITVKRIVDRYLEHSRVFCFYNNGENILFQGSADWMKRNLYRRIEVVFPILDEKLKEEILKLLEIQLKDNTKACYLDKDLNNVRVQNDLPKVHAQVDFHHWLEQREQTI from the coding sequence ATGAAAGACACTGAAAGGTATAATGATAGAGAGCTGAGCTGGCTTTCGTTTAATAAAAGGGTTCTTATGGAGGCGGCAGATACGGCTGTTCCGCTTTATGAGAGAATTAAATTTTTGGCGATCTACTCATCTAATCTTGATGAGTTTTTTCGTGTTAGAGTAGCTTCAATACGCAGTATCGTTGATATCGATAAGAAAAAGATCAATAAAAAGTTTAATACTAAGCCTAAGAAGATCTTAGAAAGCATCTTAGAAGAGGTGCATAAACAGCAAGAGGAATTTGGCGAGATCAAGCGAGAGGTTATTATTCCTGAATTGAAGCAGCATAATATTATTCTTTATAGGGAAGAGCCCATCATTCCGGAGCATCGTAAACCAGTAGAGCATTATTTTAAAAGCAAAGTGCTCTCCTACCTACAGCCCGTAATATTAAGCAGAGATAATTCCAGAACGCCTTATTTAGACAATCGTGCGTTGTATTTTGCTATGATTTTAGAGAATGCCTCAGGTGATATAGAATATGCACATGTAAACATACCTACTGATTCCCTACCTAGGTTTGTGGAGTTGCCAAAAGAAAATGGCTACTATTATTATATCGCTATAGATGATATTATTAGGGAGAATCTGGGCTTCTTGTTTCAAAATTATAAAGTGCGAGGTGTGTATGCTATTAAGCTTAACCGAGACGCAGACCTTAATATTGATGATGAATACTCTGGAAATCTGGTTAAAAAAATAAGAAAGCAGATAGAAAAGCGAAATTTGGGTGTCCCTTCCCGGTTTTTATACGATAGTGACATGCCGGAAGATCTGCTTGATTTTCTGATTAAAAAGTTTCAATTAGAGGCTGATGATATAGTGCCGGGTGGCAGATATCATAATATGTATGATCTATTCGATTTGCCTAATCCGATTAAACCAAAACTGGAAAATGAGCCTTTAAAGACTATCAGGAAACAGAAACTAGAGAACACTTCCTCTGTTTTTCTAGCGATAGATGAGGGGGATCTTATGCTGCATTTTCCTTATCAGAGTTATGATTATGTGCTCCGCTTTTTTAATGAAGCGGCTATGGATCCTGATGTTACGGAGATTAAAGCTACTTTTTATAGAATTGCCGCTAATTCCTTTGTGAGTAATGCACTTATAAGTGCCGCGCACAATGGAAAAAAGGTTACTGTTTTTGTAGAAATAAAAGCTCGCTTCGATGAGAAGAATAACCTTGTTTGGGCTGAGAAAATGGAACAGGCAGGCATAAAGATTATCTACAGCATACCTGGGCTAAAAGTGCATGCTAAAGTAGCCATGGTTACTAAGCAACTTCCTTCCGGTGAGCAAATAAAGTATGGGTATTTCGGTACGGGCAATTTCAACGAAAAAACGGCAGAGATCTATGCTGATGAAGCCCTGTTTACCAATCATGAAGAGTTGACTGATGAGCTCGGCAGGGTGTTTACTTACCTGGAAACAAGAGAAGAGATAGCGCCATTCAAACAGCTTTTGGTGTCTCAGTTCAATATTACTGATAGGTTTAAGGCATTAGTAGATCAGGAAATAGAAAATGTAAAGCAAGGAGGCAAAGGACATATCATTTTGAAGCTAAATAACCTGCAAGATGATATTATGATAGATAAGCTTTATGAAGCCAGTCAGGCCGGAGTAAAAGTAGAGTTGATAGTTAGGGCCATCTGTTGCATTAGAGCAGGAGTAGAAGGGCTGAGTGAGAATATAACAGTAAAGCGTATAGTGGACCGGTATCTGGAGCACTCCCGAGTTTTCTGTTTTTATAATAATGGAGAAAATATCTTATTTCAAGGCTCTGCTGATTGGATGAAGCGCAACCTATACCGTAGAATTGAAGTGGTATTTCCTATTCTTGATGAAAAGTTAAAAGAGGAAATTCTCAAGCTTTTGGAAATTCAGCTTAAAGACAATACCAAAGCTTGCTACCTGGATAAGGATCTGAATAATGTTCGTGTTCAAAATGATCTACCTAAGGTCCATGCGCAAGTAGATTTTCACCATTGGCTGGAGCAGCGAGAGCAGACTATTTAG
- a CDS encoding DUF4783 domain-containing protein — protein sequence MNNITKHIIVLGLAFTLVGILSLEGLAQGDIINDVKEAIKTGSSKETAKFFNQNVDVTLDGEMQSYSKTQAEFVMKDFFKNNPPTSFTIVHQGASKGGLPYAIGQYISNKQTYRVWVRIKNSDGKYLIHEISFIKE from the coding sequence ATGAATAATATAACAAAACATATTATAGTATTAGGCTTGGCTTTTACACTTGTAGGTATTCTATCTTTAGAAGGCCTGGCTCAAGGTGATATTATTAATGATGTTAAAGAGGCTATCAAAACCGGTAGCTCAAAAGAAACTGCTAAATTCTTCAATCAAAACGTAGACGTAACGCTTGATGGAGAAATGCAAAGCTATAGTAAGACCCAGGCGGAGTTTGTAATGAAAGATTTTTTCAAGAACAACCCTCCTACCAGCTTCACCATAGTGCATCAAGGAGCGTCTAAAGGAGGTCTTCCTTATGCCATCGGCCAGTATATTTCTAACAAACAGACCTATCGTGTGTGGGTGAGAATAAAGAATTCTGATGGAAAGTATCTTATTCATGAAATAAGTTTCATCAAAGAATAG
- a CDS encoding TonB-dependent receptor, with amino-acid sequence MKQFLQLGITVVTLLVMTSFSAFAQTGTISGKVLDADSGEPLIGANVVVKGTTKGSTTDLGGNFKIGNVDPGNKTIVITYVGYQSKELAVDVSAGQEAKVGEISLPVDAVGLDEIEIIASVAVDRKTPVAVSTIKEDYIIEKAGNQEFPELLKTSPGIYATKQGGGFGDSRVTVRGFNDENVAVLINGVPVNDMENGNVYWSNWAGLTDVTRSMQVQRGLGASKVAVPSIGGTINILTKTTDAEKGGYLYYGIGNDNYNKLGFSLSTGLTENNWAVTVAAAKIEGDGWADGLQFKSYNYFLNVSKMINEKHTISLTGFGAPQWHGQRQNRHTMQTFRDAPQGIKFNSDWGVLNGDVVNAEDNYYHKPQFSLNHYWTINETSELSTAVYASIGDGGGGGRSLNSEPRLPGNGAAEYGPIDFDAIAAENAANPDGSALSYLYNSVNKHEWYGVLSTYNKEINSNLDLLAGVDLRYYVGHHYREIKNLLGAQYYLSDDDVNNPNRAIGVGDKFSYNNDGKVLWEGVFAQGEYTVNKLSTFLSLAASNTSYQRIDFFQKLDSDSDQKTDYYNFFGYQIKGGANYNLTRNHNVFANVGYFEKAPGFDAVFPDNNNDDINGDAENQKILSYEVGYGFRSTAFNANFNVYRTQWKDRTLTASYNDASTNQLVFLNLTGVEALHQGLELDFTYSPVSTFTLRGMFSMGDWTWQNDIQAVNVLNEDGEVEAVIDNLYLKDLKVGNSAQTTLSLGLDYTIVNNLKVGATYNYYADNYAYFEPNSRSGEDFRGIQPWKIPDFGLFDLNAVFDFEIGDISASLYGNVTNLFNTEYVSDATDAETIDNVNVYYGIGRQWTAGVKIKF; translated from the coding sequence ATGAAACAATTTTTACAATTGGGAATTACTGTTGTCACTTTATTGGTGATGACGAGCTTTTCCGCTTTCGCCCAAACGGGGACTATAAGTGGTAAAGTTTTAGACGCAGACAGCGGCGAGCCCCTCATTGGAGCTAACGTGGTTGTCAAAGGAACTACCAAAGGTTCCACTACAGATTTAGGAGGTAACTTCAAGATTGGTAATGTTGATCCAGGAAACAAAACCATTGTAATTACTTATGTAGGTTATCAGTCAAAGGAATTAGCAGTAGATGTAAGTGCAGGGCAAGAGGCTAAAGTAGGAGAGATAAGTCTACCTGTTGATGCTGTTGGTTTGGATGAGATTGAAATTATTGCTTCAGTAGCTGTAGACCGAAAAACTCCAGTAGCTGTTTCTACCATTAAGGAAGATTATATTATTGAGAAGGCAGGAAACCAAGAATTTCCTGAGTTATTGAAAACTTCTCCTGGTATTTATGCTACCAAACAAGGTGGTGGTTTTGGTGATTCAAGGGTTACTGTTAGAGGGTTTAATGATGAGAACGTTGCTGTGTTAATTAACGGAGTTCCTGTTAATGACATGGAAAATGGTAATGTTTACTGGTCTAACTGGGCAGGATTAACAGATGTAACAAGATCTATGCAGGTTCAAAGAGGTCTTGGAGCATCTAAAGTGGCGGTACCTTCAATAGGTGGTACTATAAACATTCTTACTAAAACCACTGATGCTGAAAAAGGCGGATATCTTTATTATGGAATAGGTAATGATAACTATAACAAATTAGGATTTTCTCTTTCTACTGGCTTAACCGAAAATAATTGGGCAGTAACTGTAGCTGCAGCTAAGATAGAAGGAGATGGCTGGGCTGACGGTTTGCAATTTAAGTCATATAACTATTTCTTAAATGTTTCAAAAATGATCAATGAAAAACACACTATTTCATTGACTGGTTTTGGTGCACCTCAGTGGCATGGACAGCGTCAGAACAGGCATACAATGCAGACATTTAGAGATGCTCCGCAAGGAATTAAATTTAATTCTGACTGGGGAGTTTTAAATGGAGATGTAGTTAACGCAGAAGATAACTATTATCATAAACCACAATTTTCTTTAAACCATTACTGGACTATTAATGAAACTTCTGAACTTTCTACTGCTGTATACGCCTCTATAGGTGATGGTGGAGGTGGTGGCCGAAGCCTAAACAGTGAGCCAAGGTTACCTGGAAACGGAGCAGCTGAATATGGTCCTATAGACTTTGACGCTATTGCAGCTGAAAATGCGGCAAACCCTGATGGAAGTGCTTTGTCTTACTTATATAACTCTGTTAACAAGCATGAGTGGTATGGAGTGTTAAGTACGTACAATAAAGAAATCAACTCTAACTTAGATTTATTAGCAGGGGTTGATCTTAGATATTATGTGGGTCACCATTATAGAGAAATCAAAAATTTATTGGGAGCGCAATATTATTTAAGTGATGATGATGTAAATAACCCTAACAGAGCTATAGGTGTAGGAGATAAGTTTAGTTATAACAATGATGGAAAAGTTCTGTGGGAAGGCGTTTTTGCACAAGGAGAATATACTGTTAATAAATTATCTACTTTCCTATCATTAGCAGCATCTAACACTTCTTACCAAAGAATTGATTTCTTCCAAAAATTAGATAGTGATTCTGATCAAAAAACAGATTACTATAATTTCTTTGGTTATCAAATTAAAGGTGGAGCTAACTATAACCTAACTCGTAATCACAATGTATTTGCTAATGTAGGTTACTTTGAAAAAGCTCCAGGTTTTGACGCTGTATTCCCAGATAATAATAACGATGATATAAACGGTGATGCAGAAAACCAGAAGATATTAAGTTATGAAGTGGGTTATGGTTTTAGAAGCACTGCATTCAATGCTAACTTTAACGTTTACAGAACACAGTGGAAAGATAGAACATTAACAGCATCTTATAATGACGCTTCAACCAATCAATTGGTGTTCTTAAACCTTACAGGAGTAGAGGCTTTACACCAAGGTTTAGAATTAGATTTCACATATAGTCCAGTAAGTACATTTACTTTAAGAGGAATGTTCTCAATGGGAGATTGGACTTGGCAGAATGATATACAAGCTGTAAATGTGCTTAATGAAGATGGAGAGGTAGAGGCTGTGATAGATAACTTATATCTTAAAGACTTAAAAGTAGGTAATTCAGCGCAGACCACACTTTCTTTAGGGCTTGATTATACAATAGTAAACAACTTAAAAGTTGGTGCTACCTATAACTATTATGCAGATAACTATGCATACTTTGAACCTAATAGCAGAAGTGGTGAAGATTTTAGAGGGATTCAACCTTGGAAAATACCTGATTTCGGATTATTTGATTTGAATGCAGTATTTGATTTTGAAATAGGAGATATTTCCGCTTCATTATACGGAAACGTAACTAACCTATTTAATACTGAATATGTGTCTGATGCTACTGATGCAGAGACAATTGATAATGTAAATGTCTATTATGGAATAGGTAGACAGTGGACTGCTGGAGTAAAAATCAAATTCTAA
- a CDS encoding endonuclease, translated as MNHNFFIKRIARTLGVIFLMLVSIVAFSQAPEGYYDDTDGVYGEDLQQALHEIIRNHTRFSYEQVKDFIEVADADPANEGRIILFYSDRSELASNIGSSGDTWNREHIWAKSHGFPEESDTAYTDFHHLRPSDASVNSSRSNKDFNNVEHTAGNEEGEAADTYTNDDYWEPRDAIKGDVARMMFYMATRYNSASLDLELVDRLSLSGRPEFGVLYTLLEWHEQDPVSQEEIDRNNIVFEWQGNRNPFVDHPEWVSSIWGNVALPLLFGNTANFNPDFGFVPIGSSKVQQYSLNSYNLMGGITVEASGAFEVSLDNENWTQYLEIPQEGLDQSNTIYMKFTPTSEGEEYSANIVHSTMMSNYQLRVTGQEGEIEVLSIAEAREVPVGESVSIAGVVIDRGNNNDDNRVIYDGTAGIVVRSFDPGNESEQYEEGDSILVSGILSSYNNLLQISESPITIELLKSGAAIPEAQVLTISEIGENEESELVKIEGVEFITSGTFQSGNSAFTDGSNNFTFRIGGSTHPLIGMEIPIGKVDIVGIIGQFENDYQISARDEFDIIEVEEPLTTGLGDELDDRISIYPNPVTNDLYLQSDLASSYSYVLSDMNGNKVLASNNVDGTNILDVSTVSRGMYFLTLTDDKGSHTYKVIKQ; from the coding sequence ATGAACCATAACTTTTTTATTAAGCGAATAGCCAGAACTCTAGGAGTTATTTTTTTGATGTTAGTTAGTATAGTAGCATTTTCTCAAGCTCCTGAGGGTTACTATGATGATACAGATGGTGTGTATGGCGAAGATCTCCAACAGGCGTTACATGAAATTATCCGAAATCATACGCGTTTTTCATATGAGCAAGTAAAAGATTTTATTGAAGTAGCTGATGCCGATCCTGCAAATGAGGGCCGTATCATTCTTTTTTATAGTGATCGCTCAGAACTAGCAAGTAATATTGGTAGTAGTGGAGATACATGGAATCGGGAACATATTTGGGCTAAGTCTCATGGTTTTCCTGAAGAAAGTGATACTGCTTATACTGATTTCCATCATTTGAGGCCCTCTGATGCCAGTGTTAACTCAAGTAGGAGTAATAAAGATTTTAACAATGTAGAACATACTGCTGGAAATGAGGAGGGAGAAGCTGCAGATACCTACACTAATGATGATTATTGGGAGCCGAGAGATGCAATAAAGGGAGATGTAGCCAGAATGATGTTTTACATGGCTACCAGATATAATAGTGCATCTCTTGACCTTGAGTTGGTAGATAGACTGTCGTTATCAGGAAGACCTGAATTCGGCGTACTTTATACTTTGCTTGAGTGGCATGAGCAGGATCCTGTTTCTCAAGAGGAAATTGATAGAAATAATATCGTCTTTGAGTGGCAAGGAAACAGAAATCCATTTGTTGATCACCCTGAATGGGTAAGCAGTATCTGGGGAAATGTTGCATTACCTCTTTTATTCGGAAATACAGCTAATTTTAATCCTGATTTTGGGTTCGTTCCTATTGGCTCATCCAAGGTACAACAGTATAGTCTTAATAGTTATAATTTGATGGGAGGCATTACTGTAGAGGCAAGTGGAGCTTTTGAAGTATCTCTTGATAATGAAAACTGGACTCAATATTTAGAAATTCCACAAGAAGGGTTAGATCAATCAAATACTATCTACATGAAGTTTACTCCTACCTCTGAAGGAGAAGAGTACTCAGCAAATATTGTTCATAGTACCATGATGAGTAATTACCAACTTCGTGTTACAGGGCAGGAAGGAGAAATTGAAGTGTTGAGTATCGCAGAAGCAAGAGAAGTTCCTGTTGGAGAATCAGTAAGTATAGCAGGTGTAGTGATAGACCGAGGAAATAACAATGATGATAATAGGGTGATTTATGATGGCACTGCCGGTATTGTGGTGAGGAGTTTTGATCCTGGAAATGAGTCTGAGCAGTATGAAGAAGGGGATAGTATCTTGGTAAGTGGTATTTTAAGCAGTTATAACAATTTATTGCAGATATCTGAGTCTCCCATTACCATTGAGTTACTTAAGTCAGGTGCTGCTATTCCTGAAGCACAAGTGTTGACCATTAGTGAAATTGGAGAAAATGAAGAGTCAGAACTGGTTAAAATTGAGGGAGTGGAATTTATTACGTCTGGAACTTTTCAATCAGGGAACTCAGCTTTTACGGATGGTTCTAATAATTTCACTTTCAGAATAGGTGGCAGTACGCACCCTTTAATAGGAATGGAAATACCTATAGGAAAAGTGGATATTGTAGGAATAATAGGGCAGTTTGAAAATGATTATCAAATATCTGCACGGGATGAATTTGATATTATTGAGGTAGAAGAACCATTAACTACAGGTTTGGGTGATGAATTAGATGATAGAATTTCTATTTATCCGAACCCTGTTACTAATGATTTGTATTTACAAAGTGACCTTGCATCTTCTTATAGTTACGTTTTGTCAGATATGAATGGGAACAAGGTTTTAGCATCTAATAATGTTGATGGAACCAATATATTAGATGTTTCTACTGTTTCTAGGGGAATGTATTTTCTTACACTTACTGATGATAAGGGGAGTCATACTTATAAGGTAATAAAACAATAA
- a CDS encoding DUF4230 domain-containing protein, whose translation MLIYYTLDDKESYGFMRMLRLLIYVLPWLLVLVLGSWLYFESHTEEEPKTIINNSTVLEKVESLGKMELVRYNFKEITELKELSKEYFRLFKLGPDSKIALISAGHAVGCIDLTKVKVNDIQVANDTIYLRLPEPEICYYKLDMENTRIYDIQTNPLKDEKAFIQKAYKNAEREIKKAAENSGILEQTRTNAELIMKPMLEEMSGKVVILTDEIPAAEVELY comes from the coding sequence TTGTTAATATATTATACATTAGACGATAAAGAAAGTTACGGATTTATGAGAATGCTTAGGCTATTAATATATGTTCTTCCATGGCTGCTGGTCTTAGTATTAGGCAGCTGGCTGTATTTTGAGAGCCACACAGAGGAGGAGCCAAAGACCATTATCAATAATAGTACGGTGCTGGAAAAGGTAGAGTCGCTAGGGAAAATGGAGCTGGTGAGGTATAATTTTAAAGAGATTACCGAGCTTAAGGAGTTAAGCAAGGAATATTTCAGACTATTTAAGTTGGGGCCAGATTCTAAAATAGCCTTGATAAGTGCCGGGCATGCTGTAGGGTGTATTGACCTCACAAAAGTGAAGGTGAATGACATTCAAGTGGCTAATGACACTATTTATTTGAGGTTGCCAGAGCCTGAAATTTGTTATTATAAACTGGATATGGAGAACACCCGTATTTATGATATACAGACTAATCCGTTGAAAGATGAAAAGGCATTTATTCAAAAGGCCTATAAAAATGCCGAGCGAGAGATTAAAAAAGCTGCAGAAAACTCAGGAATACTAGAGCAGACTCGCACTAATGCAGAGTTGATTATGAAGCCAATGCTAGAGGAAATGAGTGGTAAAGTAGTGATTCTTACTGATGAAATACCGGCTGCTGAAGTGGAGTTATATTGA
- a CDS encoding YcxB family protein, which yields MIVKTKKYKLENGTYIKLGLVNILKQQWWVFLIALALCSGYFIIPNAWWFIGTAIALVLYFLFWLIQFTGVTQMEQTKMLFEKLSYEINSQQILIKLNPRQGMPIKWDQVKSAKIGKDYILLVINKAQLIHLPFRIFNTENERKFVESILKRKGLVK from the coding sequence ATGATTGTAAAGACTAAAAAGTATAAGCTAGAGAACGGAACTTATATTAAACTAGGTTTAGTGAATATACTAAAACAGCAGTGGTGGGTGTTTTTAATTGCTCTGGCTCTATGCTCAGGTTATTTCATTATACCTAATGCATGGTGGTTCATAGGCACAGCCATAGCACTCGTTCTTTATTTCTTATTCTGGCTTATCCAGTTTACGGGAGTTACGCAAATGGAACAAACAAAAATGCTATTTGAAAAACTCTCTTATGAAATTAATAGTCAGCAAATACTCATAAAACTTAACCCACGCCAGGGTATGCCTATTAAATGGGATCAAGTAAAAAGTGCTAAAATAGGCAAAGACTATATTTTACTAGTGATTAACAAAGCTCAACTTATTCATTTACCATTTAGAATTTTCAACACTGAGAATGAAAGAAAATTCGTAGAGAGCATCCTTAAAAGAAAAGGATTAGTAAAATAA
- the nadC gene encoding carboxylating nicotinate-nucleotide diphosphorylase, with amino-acid sequence MELSYLTEDAINYFIKTALNEDVGDGDHSSLAAIPENAQSEAKLLIKDDGILAGIELATKIFHFFDPNLSISILKNDGDVVQKGDVGFTVKGSARSILTCERLVLNCLQRMSGIATYTNYLCNLIKGSQTQLLDTRKTTPNFRLPEKWAVAIGGAKNHRFALYDMIMLKDNHIDYAGGIKNAIHATKSYLKETGKSLKVEIETRNIEEVKEVLAIGDIDIIMLDNMIPSEMKEAVRLIDGKYETEASGGITEKSIIEVAECGVDYISVGALTHSAKSLDISLKAS; translated from the coding sequence ATGGAATTGAGCTACCTGACCGAAGACGCTATAAACTATTTCATTAAGACAGCTCTTAATGAAGATGTAGGAGATGGAGACCACTCTTCTCTCGCTGCTATACCTGAAAACGCACAAAGTGAAGCCAAACTTCTAATTAAAGATGATGGTATTTTAGCGGGTATTGAACTTGCCACTAAAATTTTCCATTTTTTTGACCCTAACTTATCAATAAGCATTCTTAAGAATGATGGAGATGTGGTACAAAAGGGAGATGTAGGCTTTACCGTAAAAGGATCTGCCCGATCTATACTAACCTGCGAGCGATTGGTACTTAACTGTCTTCAGCGTATGAGTGGTATAGCTACCTATACTAATTATCTTTGTAACCTCATAAAAGGTTCTCAAACTCAACTGCTCGATACCAGAAAAACCACTCCGAACTTCAGGCTTCCTGAAAAGTGGGCTGTAGCCATTGGTGGTGCTAAAAATCACCGATTTGCTTTGTATGACATGATCATGCTTAAAGATAATCATATTGACTATGCAGGAGGCATCAAAAATGCTATTCATGCTACCAAAAGCTATCTTAAGGAAACTGGAAAGTCTCTGAAAGTAGAAATTGAGACCAGAAACATAGAAGAAGTGAAGGAAGTATTAGCCATTGGAGATATAGATATTATTATGCTGGATAATATGATACCTTCTGAAATGAAAGAGGCAGTACGACTGATAGATGGCAAGTATGAGACAGAAGCCAGTGGTGGAATTACAGAGAAAAGCATTATAGAAGTGGCTGAATGTGGGGTTGACTATATCTCTGTAGGTGCTCTAACTCACTCAGCAAAAAGCCTTGACATCAGCCTAAAAGCAAGCTAA
- a CDS encoding regulatory protein RecX: MKEAKVKAADFCAYQERTQQQVRDKLYDYGLRQHEVEDVLTDLITEGFINEERFARSYAGGKFRIKKWGRLKILQGLKQLGLSEYCIRKGMSEIDQADYSEALHDIINKKNRTLKETNQFIRKRKIATHAIQKGYEPDMVWDILRDMDESI; the protein is encoded by the coding sequence ATGAAAGAAGCAAAGGTAAAGGCTGCCGATTTCTGCGCTTATCAGGAAAGAACGCAGCAGCAGGTAAGAGATAAGCTTTATGATTATGGCCTCAGGCAACATGAGGTAGAAGATGTACTTACTGATCTCATAACTGAAGGCTTTATCAACGAAGAGCGCTTTGCCAGAAGCTATGCCGGAGGCAAATTCAGAATAAAAAAATGGGGCCGTTTGAAAATATTACAAGGCCTTAAGCAACTAGGCCTATCAGAATATTGCATAAGAAAAGGAATGTCTGAAATAGACCAAGCAGATTACTCTGAAGCTCTCCATGACATTATTAACAAAAAGAACCGTACACTGAAAGAGACCAATCAATTCATCAGAAAAAGGAAGATAGCCACTCATGCTATTCAGAAAGGCTATGAACCTGACATGGTTTGGGACATACTTAGAGATATGGATGAGTCAATATAA